The following coding sequences are from one Pseudomonas mendocina window:
- the cysZ gene encoding sulfate transporter CysZ, producing MPAAPVLSGPQYLREGLKLVLSPGLRLFVLLPLAVNLILFVAMISFAVQQFSGWVDTFMPTLPSWLSFLQYILWPLFVVLVLLMVFFTFTMLANIIAAPFNGFLAEKVEVVARGEDHFPPFSWGELAAMVPRTMGREMRKLAYFLPRAIGLLILSFIPVVNLIAAPLWLLFGVWMMAVQYIDYPADNNKMSWQDMLAWLREKRWQSLSFGGITYAALLVPGLNILMMPAAVAGATLFWVRERGEQALGSHKHIV from the coding sequence ATGCCTGCCGCTCCCGTCCTGTCCGGCCCGCAATACCTGCGGGAAGGCCTGAAGCTGGTACTCAGCCCAGGCCTGCGCCTGTTCGTGCTGTTGCCGCTAGCAGTCAATCTGATTCTATTCGTTGCCATGATCAGCTTTGCCGTGCAGCAGTTCAGTGGTTGGGTCGACACCTTCATGCCCACCCTGCCGAGTTGGCTGAGCTTTCTCCAATACATCCTCTGGCCACTGTTCGTGGTGCTGGTGCTGCTGATGGTGTTTTTCACCTTCACCATGCTGGCCAACATCATCGCCGCGCCGTTCAACGGTTTTCTCGCGGAGAAGGTCGAGGTGGTAGCGCGTGGTGAAGATCACTTTCCACCATTCAGCTGGGGCGAACTGGCCGCCATGGTGCCGCGCACCATGGGCCGCGAGATGCGCAAGCTGGCGTATTTTCTGCCACGCGCCATCGGCCTGCTGATCCTCAGCTTCATCCCGGTGGTGAACCTGATCGCTGCGCCACTGTGGCTACTGTTCGGCGTGTGGATGATGGCCGTGCAGTACATCGACTACCCGGCGGACAACAACAAGATGAGCTGGCAGGACATGCTCGCCTGGCTGCGCGAAAAGCGCTGGCAGAGCCTGAGCTTCGGCGGCATCACCTACGCCGCGCTGCTGGTGCCGGGGCTGAACATTCTGATGATGCCCGCCGCCGTCGCCGGCGCGACCTTGTTCTGGGTGCGCGAGCGCGGCGAGCAGGCGCTAGGTTCGCACAAGCACATCGTGTAA
- a CDS encoding SRPBCC family protein: MAYNNDNAQAFRSDYRAAIHPLYNPWLHAAFVLAYGLLCIGLLWSTLEAVAPWQWLLVPATLVFFSWGEYQVHKRLGHNKTRFGKLFYKRHTGDHHSFFVEMLMPYETARDWRVILFPAWLIVLFSLPTFAAWWLLSQFDGNLGALFAGSMLLGYMSYEVVHACEHLPDEHPVSRLPWIRQMRRLHALHHRRELMHSRNFGIVHPLMDWLYGTLHWEPEAIHQQNRQLHRIRIALPAERVLEYAAAPSHWPQWHPSSLRIYGREGALFAGERFEEDIHAGGRAGHLRWDVLDYQPGQRWQASARGDHGLQLLLTYECVSLEDGCEFVRTLEYGFDGWLMRVVNALFMRRRIERESQASMRALHDVLVRT; encoded by the coding sequence ATGGCCTATAACAACGACAATGCCCAGGCTTTTCGCAGCGATTACCGGGCTGCCATCCATCCGCTCTACAACCCCTGGCTGCACGCCGCCTTCGTGCTGGCCTATGGGCTGCTCTGCATCGGCTTGCTCTGGAGCACATTGGAGGCCGTGGCGCCCTGGCAATGGCTACTGGTGCCGGCCACGCTGGTGTTCTTCAGTTGGGGCGAATACCAGGTGCACAAACGGCTCGGCCACAATAAGACGCGCTTCGGCAAACTCTTCTACAAACGTCACACCGGCGACCACCACAGCTTCTTCGTCGAGATGCTGATGCCCTACGAAACGGCGCGCGATTGGCGCGTGATCCTGTTCCCTGCCTGGCTCATCGTGCTGTTCAGTCTGCCTACCTTCGCCGCCTGGTGGCTGCTGTCTCAGTTCGACGGCAACCTCGGCGCACTGTTCGCCGGCAGCATGCTGCTGGGCTACATGAGTTACGAAGTGGTGCATGCCTGCGAGCACCTGCCGGATGAGCACCCGGTGTCGCGCCTGCCGTGGATTCGCCAGATGCGCCGCCTGCACGCGCTGCACCATCGTCGTGAGCTGATGCATTCGCGCAACTTCGGCATCGTCCATCCGCTGATGGACTGGTTGTACGGCACCCTGCACTGGGAGCCTGAGGCGATTCATCAGCAGAACCGCCAGCTGCACCGAATCCGCATCGCCCTGCCTGCCGAGCGCGTGCTGGAATACGCCGCGGCGCCGAGCCACTGGCCGCAGTGGCACCCGTCGTCACTGCGTATCTATGGTCGCGAGGGTGCATTGTTCGCGGGCGAGCGATTCGAAGAAGACATCCATGCAGGTGGCCGTGCCGGGCATCTGCGCTGGGACGTGCTCGACTATCAGCCCGGCCAGCGTTGGCAGGCCAGCGCGCGTGGCGATCATGGCCTGCAATTGCTGTTGACCTACGAGTGCGTGTCGCTCGAGGACGGCTGCGAGTTCGTGCGCACCCTCGAGTATGGTTTCGACGGCTGGCTGATGCGCGTGGTAAACGCCTTGTTCATGCGCCGCCGCATCGAGCGTGAGTCGCAGGCGTCGATGCGGGCGTTACACGATGTGCTTGTGCGAACCTAG